TCATCACAACGAACGGTGAGCTTTCCCACTAGCCTTCACAGGAGCAGCACAATCATggccaaaaacaaaaaaaaagataTCGTAGTACGAGAAAACCAATGGCATTTCTCTATTCTAAGTCTAAGTCTAAGtagtttcttcttttctttttagaGGACCTGGCCAACTCTAATTCCAATGCTGCAATCCTATTGGTTTACTGAATGAGGGTGGGTAGACCGAAACGCTGAAGTGTTGTTATTTACTTCCTTCGATAACATAGATTGTCCACTCTTATGCCCCATGCATAAAAATGGCTTGTGCTTTAGaataaaagaatagaaaaaaagtAGGTGGATCGGGATCGCTATTACGAGTATTCGAGTTCTTGTTTTCCTTTCCTTGGAAAGGGAATTATTTCATGAGAAGTGCACCGGTAGAAATTGGACTAAATATGATCTTGATCCATAGCTCGTCCACTTTCTTGATAAACGACTCGATGCATTGCATTTTCTCTTCCTTGCCGCTGAGACATATCAAAAAGATCTATTACTAAAAGGAGATTGGGATCATCCTGTGGTTACCGGATGATGGGAATAACTAAGCAGAAATTAGGAAATGAGCACGAAATGTCTATAAATGAATTTTCTCATTATTTGTTATTTCCGGGTCTTTTCGTTGCATTCACTTACAACAAGAAACAACCACCAGCGTTTGGTGCAGCACCTGCATTTTGGTGCATTCTTCTTTCTTTCCTTGGTCTTTCGTTCCGTCATATTCCAAATAACTTATCTAATTACAACGTATTAACCGCTAATGCACCTTTTTTTTATCAAATCTCAGGGACATGGTCTAATCATGAGGGTAGTATTTTCTCATGGTGTTGGATCCCAAGTTTTTATGGATTCCTTTTTTGTTACCGGTACCGGGGTCGACCCCAAAGCCATAATGTCTCAAAACGCAGAGGCTATAGAGAAACTTTTATTTTTTCCTTTGTCTCGAACTTCGTGAAGAACTCCATTCTATCTCTCCAACAAAAAAGTGGAGCTGCGCCCCAGTTGTACACTCCCTTCGTTCGGAGAACCCTTGTTGATTCTGAACTTCGTTCGCAAAGTAAGCGTCCTTTTAACGGGCCAGCCCTTTTTAATGCGCCGCTTGACCCAGTTTTGAAAATGAGCTTTGCTCTTCTGGGCGCTGGGCGCTCCCGTGGTTCGCGAGAAGGAAAAAGGACTAATCTTTTGTTACATCTGGCACGAGATGAAAAAGAGAGAGCTTCGTCTATCGATGAACAGCAGATTGACGGAGCTCTTGGCATTGCTTTGTTTTTCTCTCCTTTCCTATCAGCGAGTTCCGATCCTTTTGTTCGAAATTTCTTCGTTCGTACCGAACCGCTTGCAGAATCAAATCCTGTTCCACAAGATCCTATATCAGCTATACATCCTCCTTGCATTTATGCCGGAGACGTCGCCAGTGCTATGGGCTTTGGGTTATGTAGATCAAAAATGATGAATGGGATTGTGGCACTCCACTCGCCGCCAATGCGGAAGGATGCCGCCGAAAAGAATGGAACGCTGCTTCGCTCTGCTGGATGCGTCGGATCCCATATAAGAAGCTCGCTCTTTACCCGATCATTCAAACATTTTGTGGGCGGCGCGCCTGCTCTATTGTTGCGTAGCAATAGAAGCCTGCTTCGGCGGCGCTTTTTCGCCTTCTCTTCGCTCTGGACAGGAGCGCTAATGGACACGGGGAGGGAGCAGGCGAAGCGTGTTGTCGTTCGTAATGGAAAGAAAGACACCACTACTTCGCCTCTTTGTTGGACCGCCGGCGCGAACACAGTGGTCTCTGACCAGGACCAGGAACCAATTCGAATTTGGATCTTGACATGTTGGTTGTTTTTAACCGTAGGCATCTCGCCAGGAAGTTGGTGGGCTCATCATGAATTAGGTCGGGGTGGCTGGTGGTTTCGGGATCCCGTAGAAAATGCGTCTTTTATGCCTCGGGTATTAGCCACAGCTCTTATTCATTCAGTAATTCTACCCCTTCTTCATTATTGGACCTCGCTTCTGAATATTTTGACTCTTCCATGCTGTGTCTCAGGAACCTTTTCAATACGGTCCGGATTGCTAGCTCCCGTTCATAGTTCTGCTACAGACGATACACGAGGAAGATTTTTATGGCGGTTCTTCCTTCTAATTACAGGCATATCTATGACTCTTTTTTACCAGATGAAGCAGGTCCGTAGAACCTATAAAAAAGAGATGGTTGTGGCGCGAAGTACTCTTGTGCACCTACGTCACCCGGCTCGCGCGCAACCCCGCCCCGTTATGTTATGGAAGAATTTAGCTTCTTGCTGGGCTGGTTATTCCGAGCCAGCAACTGGCTGGCTGCCGGATTTCGTCCCGTCCGTAGCGCTTCGGAAGTCACTCTGGCGTGGCGCTGCTGGATACTTCTGATCAATAGGAATAGGAGGAAAAAAAAGCTTATGATGAGCATCTATTGGAGTCGATCATTTCCAAGATCTAATTCGAGTTTCTTATTATGTAGTGGAAACGCCTTACAATCTTCAGTTTTACGCTTACGCTTAAGGGAAGAAATGTTCTTGGTGGATGCAGGCCTTGGTACCCCAAAAATTTGTATGCAAGATGAGCTTACAGGACTGCCAATCAAGCGAGCCACCAGGTTTGAGAATAAGGTGGGATCCAAGAATGTAGTGGCTGGTGAATCACTGATCAAAAAGCGGATTTTTGAGAGATTCTTCATCGATCTAGTGGCCGGTGAATCACTGATCAAAGAGCGAGCAGCCGCCGGGTTTAATGATTTTGTGGGATCCCTGGATGTAGCGGCTGGCGAACCGCTTCTTCTTCCACAAAGATTCAGACAAAACCGAGCTTGGATAGAACTGAAGAAGATTTGGCGAACGAAGAAAAAGGTAAAAGGGTTTCAAATTAATAAAATAGAAGGAGGTTATTCAGTAGCCATCGCAGGTTTCATTACTTTTCTTCCATTCAAAGCTAAAAAAATAAAAAGGATAGCGAATGCTCGATTCGCCATTGATAGCTTTATCCCTAAAAGGAGGGATATTGTGATAAGGCAGATTCAAACAAGAACTTAATGACAAGATAGAAAAAATTATTAATAATCCGAAGCCCACCTTAATCCATTTTGTTGAGGATCTTGCACTTATTCCGGCCCTATATTTACATAGCCAAGAAAGGCTCTGGTGATCATGCGTGACTGCGGAGCGCCTATCGCCCTGGCACGGCACTCAAAAATGCTGGGTTGGGCCAGCAAGAAGACTTCGACTAGGGAGACGAAGAATGGAATTGAAGAAGGCAGCATAGTCTAAGATAACAGAATGGAACACCAACCAACGAGTAAGTGGTGGATTTGGATGGAGTCTCGCAGAAGAAGAGTACGCGCGCTAGCGCGCCCCAAGACGTCAGTCCTTTTTCTGCTTGCTGGCCAAGGTCAGTTTACTGAATCCCTTCCAAACACCAACCCAATCTCCATTCCTTGATGGGAAATGAGCAAGACCATATGTTTCTAAAAAATATAGCCCCTATATAAACCTAGCCCTTACTACCCGAACTTCTGACCTTCAAATAGGACTAACTGCCCGAACCCGCTTGCTTATCTTCTACGATCTAATTAAGTTAAGCAGTGGTTATTTTTTTTTTAAGTGACTAGAACTTCTATTAACTACTATTCTAGCACCCAGCTGTGCCATGTGTTTATTCTATTTTGCAGGTATTCCTTTGAATAACTCATCTTTTCAGGTAAGAAAATTGGAAGATCTTCTTAGTCATAGTCAGCCTATCTGTATTCTTATCCTATAGTGCGGATCCAATCAGATTTTATGAAGCCAAGGCCTGACATCCATTGTGGGGATTTTTATCGGGAGACATGGCCTGGTGGTTTCTGATCGAGATTCCTAATCAATAGGGCGAAGAGCTCTTCGCATGATCTGGTCCTACCTTTTTTTTTCTACGCTATTTTTTTTCCCCTTCTCGGCTGCTGTCCTTACTCCGGATAAATTGGAACACATTGATTCCGTTCGTTCCTGCCCTTCGCTTCAGGCCATAGTGCTTCTGAATTATTTCTATACCCCTTTGATGATGCAGCCTCTGACTCTCGTGGGTAAACTCCTACTTGATTAGTCAGAACTTCTCTGTCTCAACTCGTGGACCTATCTATCTTCTTCTTTATAAGAGATAGGGGTTTGCTATTCTCACGGATTGCtcatatttatttaccctacccCATTTCAAAGTTTGTGCCTTGTTTCAGCCCGCCCTTCCTTCATCTGAACCTTCCAGTACTAATCTATCTTTATGGGGAAGACCCCTCATCTGACCTCCGAGCTACCCTGTCAATTGTAAAAAGTAGTTGAGTCGTGTCTCGCAGGAGCAAAAAGAGTGAAATGAGGACGTAAGCCCCCCACCCCAGGTCTTCCTCTTCCTTCTAAACTAATTGCTTTCGCTTGACTCTTCCAGTAAAAAAGTATACTGAGTGGTTGAAGGAAAGCGAAAAGGAATGGCTTTTTCATGTACCAGATCCGGTGAGCCAGACATCAAGCAAAAATGGACATACAATCAAAGAGTAAGGAGCAGTTATTTGCCGGGTGGATTGATCAGAGCTGCAAGGGGAGACTCGGTTATGGTGCGATAAAGAGCTTGCTTCAATGCTCGGATTCAGGTAGAAAGTAAGAGCAGTAGCATATTCATAGGAGAGCTTTGTACTTTAAATTAGTAGTCCCGGTAGTTGGAAAAAAGCTCTGAATACAGATTCAAAACATCAAGATAGGTAGTCCGATCATTAGTTGGCCAGTCATAGCAATTTAAGTAGAAAGCTAGCTTCGGGATCAGATCATTCAACTAAAGCTGTCAGGCCGGGTAGGCTTTGAGGAACATTGGGGGTTCCTTATGTTGTGACTGagcagatatgtctattgtgcccGGCAAAAACGGATTTGCAAGGAGTTTGCCAAAGGCTTTCTCATTCGGAAAAACAATTCAAAGTATATTTCCCTTCTCCATTCTCTGCTCGGATGATTGCCGCTTGTGTGAATTTCATTGCTGCGGGTCCCGCGTGTGCTCGAATAAGATTGTTTTAGGATTCTATTTAGTTGAATTTATTGACTCCGCGGTGCTGGTTATCGAGTTTATGGCGCCGCCGACCATCCAATCCAATCCAAAAAGTAAAAGATGGCGTCGGCATTTACTTATTATGCTCTCTTCTAATATAATAGTGGTCCCCCAGGTTGGTATTCAGGTTGTAAAATCCTGATAGGAAAGAGTCGACTGTTAGACCTTGTTTTTGTAATGGCCTATCTTCTTTAAAAAGCCGAAAGATAAGGATTTCTAAAAACTTTTGCGTTCCGGATGCTGGTCTCATGTTTGATCTGGTAGCGATTAAAGAATGAATCTTGCTCTGGCGATCATGGTGGGATTGGTACACCTCTATACGCTGTAAAATGAAGGTACTCTTTAGTT
This genomic interval from Zea mays cultivar B73 unplaced genomic scaffold, Zm-B73-REFERENCE-NAM-5.0 scaffold_598, whole genome shotgun sequence contains the following:
- the LOC118475727 gene encoding probable cytochrome c biosynthesis protein — its product is MMGITKQKLGNEHEMSINEFSHYLLFPGLFVAFTYNKKQPPAFGAAPAFWCILLSFLGLSFRHIPNNLSNYNVLTANAPFFYQISGTWSNHEGSIFSWCWIPSFYGFLFCYRYRGRPQSHNVSKRRGYRETFIFSFVSNFVKNSILSLQQKSGAAPQLYTPFVRRTLVDSELRSQSKRPFNGPALFNAPLDPVLKMSFALLGAGRSRGSREGKRTNLLLHLARDEKERASSIDEQQIDGALGIALFFSPFLSASSDPFVRNFFVRTEPLAESNPVPQDPISAIHPPCIYAGDVASAMGFGLCRSKMMNGIVALHSPPMRKDAAEKNGTLLRSAGCVGSHIRSSLFTRSFKHFVGGAPALLLRSNRSLLRRRFFAFSSLWTGALMDTGREQAKRVVVRNGKKDTTTSPLCWTAGANTVVSDQDQEPIRIWILTCWLFLTVGISPGSWWAHHELGRGGWWFRDPVENASFMPRVLATALIHSVILPLLHYWTSLLNILTLPCCVSGTFSIRSGLLAPVHSSATDDTRGRFLWRFFLLITGISMTLFYQMKQVRRTYKKEMVVARSTLVHLRHPARAQPRPVMLWKNLASCWAGYSEPATGWLPDFVPSVALRKSLWRGAAGYF